Proteins from a genomic interval of Lycium ferocissimum isolate CSIRO_LF1 unplaced genomic scaffold, AGI_CSIRO_Lferr_CH_V1 ctg60, whole genome shotgun sequence:
- the LOC132045107 gene encoding uncharacterized protein LOC132045107 — protein sequence MALDSIITSPHRRSQTQTAFSTIDQKKSQCSRGNELGSCSTVLQRHRFLLTALGLLAFLCTIYLYFAVTLGAAGDSCSGLTGTQKAACFVEHGKAHMGKGKLKFF from the coding sequence ATGGCTCTTGACAGCATAATAACTTCTCCTCATAGGAGGTCACAAACACAGACAGCATTTTCAACTATTGATCAAAAGAAGAGTCAATGCTCCCGTGGTAATGAGCTTGGGAGCTGTTCAACAGTACTTCAGCGCCACCGGTTCCTTCTAACTGCGCTTGGCCTCCTAGCTTTTCTCTGCACTATCTATCTTTACTTTGCAGTCACTCTAGGGGCTGCTGGTGACTCGTGTTCTGGCTTGACAGGGACTCAAAAAGCAGCATGTTTTGTGGAGCATGGGAAAGCACACATGGGCAAAGGAAAACTTAAGTTCTTTTAG